One stretch of Thermoleophilia bacterium DNA includes these proteins:
- a CDS encoding MaoC family dehydratase → MSEEATSDFTTDQAEREESGSHPYGRYLEEFEVGAIYKHMPAKTVTESDDHLFCLLTMNHHPLHINDVHAHASQQGKNVVVGPLVYSLAVGMSVSDFSGKAIANLATDELSHPNPVFHGDTLFCESEVLDVRESKSKLDRGLVKVQTRVYNQDGVLVAQFKRTALIPRKVHGTPIAEEGAVE, encoded by the coding sequence ATGAGCGAAGAAGCAACCAGCGATTTCACGACCGACCAGGCCGAGCGCGAAGAATCGGGCTCCCACCCCTACGGTCGTTACCTCGAAGAGTTCGAGGTCGGCGCCATCTACAAGCACATGCCGGCCAAAACCGTGACTGAGTCGGACGACCATCTTTTCTGCCTGCTCACGATGAACCATCACCCGCTCCACATCAATGATGTTCACGCCCACGCCTCACAGCAGGGCAAGAACGTAGTGGTCGGACCGCTCGTCTATTCGCTTGCCGTCGGCATGTCGGTCTCGGACTTCTCGGGCAAGGCGATCGCCAACCTCGCCACCGACGAGCTGAGCCACCCGAACCCGGTCTTCCACGGAGACACGCTCTTCTGCGAGTCCGAGGTCCTCGATGTCCGCGAGTCGAAGTCGAAGCTCGACCGAGGCCTCGTAAAGGTCCAGACGAGGGTCTACAACCAGGACGGCGTCCTTGTAGCCCAGTTCAAGCGAACGGCCCTCATTCCGCGCAAGGTCCACGGAACGCCGATAGCCGAAGAAGGCGCAGTCGAGTAA
- a CDS encoding SCP2 sterol-binding domain-containing protein: MASTAQMIETAVTHLQEELPALKKLKLIFGLDLRARGDMQTYRVEVPGPKVSKGRGEDERCRVEIDRQQFNQLADEKSTVASYRRAAETGHIRFEGDSNVAKLITRVFESHEQREKLKKVH; this comes from the coding sequence ATGGCATCCACAGCGCAGATGATTGAGACCGCCGTCACCCACCTCCAGGAGGAGCTGCCGGCACTTAAAAAGCTGAAGTTGATCTTCGGACTCGATCTGCGAGCCAGAGGAGACATGCAGACCTACCGGGTTGAGGTACCCGGGCCGAAGGTGAGCAAGGGACGGGGAGAGGATGAGCGATGCCGGGTCGAGATCGACCGGCAGCAGTTCAACCAGCTGGCCGATGAGAAGAGCACCGTTGCTTCTTATCGCCGTGCTGCGGAAACGGGACATATCCGTTTCGAGGGTGATTCGAACGTCGCCAAGTTGATTACGAGGGTGTTCGAATCCCACGAGCAGCGCGAAAAGCTGAAAAAAGTCCACTGA
- a CDS encoding acyl-CoA dehydrogenase family protein — MSENSYQEITDDQKAIIEMVHQFVDEQIIPNAEHFDANDEFPEDIVEQMKELGLFGAMIPEEYGGMGLDLSTYELIVEELSRGWISISGVVNTHFIGAYLLDKFGNDEQKQKYLPKMATGEMRAAFSLSEPEVGSDVQGIKTTAKKGDDGKYEINGQKMWVTNGLGSSLVFLLVKTDSDASPPYKGMTCFITEKEPWVGENTGEYAGLVVPPKIKKMGYKGVESTELVYDGYKCPAENILGGEEAGLNKGFGQMMDALEVGRVNVAARGVGIAQRALELALKYSQERKTFGKPIAQHQAIQFKLADMATKLEAARLVTRKAAKMKDAGIRSDLEAGMAKLIASETGKEVVEDCFRIHGGYGYSKEYEIERLYRDAPLLLIGEGTSEIQRMVIGKKLLERNKI, encoded by the coding sequence ATGTCCGAGAACAGCTACCAGGAGATCACCGACGACCAGAAGGCCATCATCGAGATGGTCCACCAGTTCGTCGACGAGCAGATCATCCCGAACGCCGAGCATTTCGATGCCAACGACGAGTTCCCGGAGGACATCGTCGAGCAGATGAAGGAACTCGGTCTCTTCGGCGCCATGATCCCCGAGGAGTACGGTGGAATGGGCCTCGATCTCTCTACGTACGAGCTGATCGTCGAAGAGCTTTCCCGCGGCTGGATCTCGATTTCCGGCGTGGTCAACACCCACTTCATCGGCGCCTACCTGCTGGACAAGTTCGGCAACGACGAGCAGAAGCAGAAGTACCTGCCGAAGATGGCGACGGGCGAAATGCGCGCCGCTTTCTCGCTGTCCGAGCCGGAAGTCGGCTCTGACGTCCAGGGCATCAAGACGACCGCCAAGAAGGGCGACGACGGCAAGTACGAGATCAACGGCCAGAAGATGTGGGTCACGAACGGTCTCGGTTCCAGCCTCGTCTTCCTGCTCGTCAAGACCGACAGCGACGCCAGCCCGCCCTACAAGGGCATGACCTGCTTCATCACCGAGAAGGAGCCGTGGGTCGGCGAGAACACCGGTGAGTACGCCGGTCTGGTCGTTCCCCCGAAGATCAAGAAGATGGGCTACAAGGGCGTCGAGTCGACCGAGCTGGTCTACGACGGTTACAAGTGCCCGGCCGAGAACATCCTCGGTGGCGAAGAAGCCGGCCTGAACAAGGGCTTCGGCCAGATGATGGACGCGCTCGAAGTCGGCCGCGTCAACGTCGCCGCCCGTGGCGTCGGGATCGCCCAGCGCGCTCTCGAACTCGCCCTCAAGTACAGCCAGGAGCGAAAGACCTTCGGCAAGCCGATCGCCCAGCACCAGGCGATTCAGTTCAAGCTGGCCGATATGGCCACCAAGCTCGAAGCTGCCCGACTCGTCACCCGCAAGGCCGCCAAGATGAAGGACGCGGGAATCCGCTCCGACCTCGAGGCCGGCATGGCCAAGCTGATCGCATCCGAGACCGGCAAGGAAGTCGTCGAAGACTGCTTCCGGATCCACGGTGGTTACGGCTACTCGAAGGAATACGAGATCGAGCGCCTCTACCGCGACGCCCCGCTACTGCTGATCGGCGAAGGCACCTCGGAGATCCAGCGCATGGTCATCGGCAAGAAGCTGCTCGAGCGCAACAAGATCTGA